Genomic DNA from Macadamia integrifolia cultivar HAES 741 chromosome 6, SCU_Mint_v3, whole genome shotgun sequence:
TGTGAGGAATTCCCTCGACAAAGTTCCACCCTCTGGGTTGGCTATGGtcatttgattttgataggtACCAAATGTCATGAGTGAAAGGGGCAAGGGACAAAGGATCACATTTGCAGTCACTGGAGAAGATTATGGCATTCCTGATGGGAATGTGGTTTATTTCAGTTTGCATCTTGAGGTCAATGAATTTTTGTACAATATCTTATTATTCTCAAGTCCACAAGGGGGGGAAGATTTTGAGGCTCTGCTTCAAAATTTGAACAGAATGCATGCTGAAATCACAGAGATTGGTCCAGTTGCTTCTAAGTGGAAGAATGAAACTTCATTAACTGGCAGTGTTAGATTCTCCAGTGCGCGAAAAGCTGCTCCATTCTAGGAGAATGAAAGAAAAGTGGAAGGAAGGTGAGGGGAAAAATGATCTTGACCGAGATGCCCTAAAAGCCTCATTATGTTAGAAATATCCAAAGATGAAATTTGATTAATAAATTGCATTTCTAGTCTAACTCTGGAATGATTGCCTAATCAAAACAGAATAAACGACCAAGGCTCCTAGTTGGAAGGTGGCATCACATACAAAAATTGGTTTACCAACATGTTAACGGTTGAATATCCCCCTAATGAATAAACAGAAACAGAGTAAGAGAatatgcaaagaaaagaaatgtgTAGCAGATGTAATGATTTTGCATATTATTCATATACCGAATTTTATACATAGGCAATGGCCTAAATTGGGAGTAATCTGTTCAAAATCAAGAAACATTTAACCAGACTCAATCCCTTCCCTTCTAGACTTGAATCCAATGAATATCAAAAGCAGAACAGAAACACAATGGCAACAATGGGCAAAtgcatatttgattttagactCAACCCCGCTCATTGGGATAGCGACCGAAGGCCTGCTTCTAGATCTTTAAGGGTGATTGTAATTAGCTTATCTGCATCTTCAGAATCAGAATCAAGCCTAAGGTCCAGGTTCTCTCTAGCGTTGACAAGCAATGAATCTATTAGGCCTCCATTCATTTCCTTGCGCTGCTTCTCTGTCGTTCCTTTCTCTATCAGATATGTGATGGCATCCACAGTACATGATGGGTGCAACTTGAACCCATACAGTGAACTGCATTCTTCttgatttttcagatttagAAGGAGCATCTGAGCTAGTTCTTTAGAACTGAAGTcactaaagaaaaagaatttggTCACTCTTCTGCGGAAACCTTCATTTGAGGAGATTACCCGATTCATTGGTTCACTGTAGCCAGCAAATATGACGACGACTTTTCCACTGTCCATGACAGACATGATCTCCTCTAAGGCCTCCAACCCATAGTCCTTATCATCAGAATTCAGACTGGGTATCAGACGATAGGCTTCATCCACAAAGAGAATTCCTCCCTCTGCTTCCTTGATCTGCACATGATTCTTCATCACTTAATTTTTCACTGTATCAAACTTTAATATATTGCAAGTGGAATAGAATACAGGGTTTCAAGAGCAAAGCAGCAGCACGATAGAGCAGTACAATGTACCTTTCTTCTAGTCTTGGGTCCTGTATACCCAATATATTCTccaatcaaatcactcctctgcACTTCAGTTACTATGTCAGTAGGTAAAATTCCCACCATATAGAGTAGTCTTCCAAGAATTCGAGCAACCATTGTTTTACCTGATCAACATAAGTTCTCCAGTTGCAATAAGCAGATAATAAATCCAACTAAGATTTAAGTAATAGaattctatttttatattttgattaaaaattaagaagaaataaagataaCAGTCAAGTCAACTGTGAAACTCCACAGttaatttattcattcatttgAGATGACTTTTGCCAGTGGAATTAAGTTAATTAAACTCCAAGGTTTTCAGAACAAAGACAATGCTTTTCTAATAGTCTGAAGCCTCTCAACTTCCCGAGGTTGTAGTTTGAGCAATATTGATCTAAAGTCACGAACATGGTGTACTCATCAATTACCTGTTCCAGGATTTCCAAGGAATGCCATATGAGGAGGCTTCCGTGCAGCAACTTTTAGCCCAAGGGCTCTCCGCTTCTCATCTAAGAGCATTCCCTTAGCCCATTTTCGTAGTTGtagcttgagctcatgcaacccCACAAGATTTGCTAATGTCTCTTCAATTTTATCCATATTCTCTTTCATGTCACCGCGGGGTCCAATGGCTTCGCTTCTCCTCTTCTGTTTAATATGCAAATGGAAAAGCTCCCGCATCTTTTCACCTTGTGGACCTAGTGATAGATGATTCAGTGGAGTAAAGCCCTCCTGTAGACAACAGGTTTCACAAGATCTTACTTGAGACGATCTATTTGAATATAACTGGTCAGTAATCCTTCAACTAGGAGATGTAAGGGTAATTGTGCACACATTGTCCTTGGCACTGCAATCAGCATTGTACTCGAGCAATGTCTTCACAGTTAGGAAATGATCACCATTGTACTCGACATTTGGGGAAAAAGCAGCACGGTATGCGTAACATACTGCAACGTGCAAGGGAGTCATTCCATTCTGCATGAGtagggaagaaacaacagagaACTTTCAGAATGCATATATCCCACAACTTCGACTGAAGCAGAATAACATGAAgcagtaaaaaaattattaaaaaaaatacatcatcTTTAGCCTCTACAATAGCACCATGATCAAGAAGCACTTTTGCTGCATCAATACGACCATTCTTTGCAGCCGTATGCAATGGGGTTTGTCTATACTGCAGAACACACCAGAAAATCAAACATGAGGTTTACAGTGTCAGTCAAGAGGTAATCCAGTTGATTTCTGCTGATGGTTTAGTATCAGTATAGAATCTGCATGAATTTACCCACCATATTTTTGGCCTCCAACTCAACCTTTTCTGTTCCTCGCCAATCAAGCAGAAGCTTAACTATCTCGACATTATTGTAACCAGCAGAAATATGAAGTGGTGTGCATGCCATCAGAGTTCAAGCAAACAATTGTAAAGAAACAATCACTGGCTACACTTGCTAAAGAGTGTTCATAATATAATAGTAAAAACAAGGCAATTTAAGTTTAATCCTGAATTACTCTGAATCACAGTTACCAGAAAAGGGTATGAGCACAGGAAACAAACCCTGAATCTGATGGTTAAGATTATTTAGGGTGGACTTAACCCCCAGCAAAGATGGTAAAGGCCCCAAAAAGATCCTCTGAGAAATGTCCTATTAACCTGAGAAACaggtttttttattcttttggtaagaACCAGAGAGACAGGTTGACTAGTGATTATGGTCGAGATTCAGATGCCAAACTAGCAGATACTAATTTCCAACTAGCAAACTTAAGGACAGGTGAAATAATATGAATTCCCAGATGGTGAACCAAAGGCTTAAAAAAGGACAAGTGAAATGACAATTAGAAAGATGTTAGCTTGTGAGTGTGACAAGTGAAATGACAATTAGAAAGATGTTATCTTGTGAGTGTGACTATTGTTTTTGCTTCATCATCTCTTTAGTTGTTTCAGCAGTATGAAAGAAGTACATCTCCATTATTTGGTGCTATAATAGAGAAAAACATATGGATTCATAAACTACAAGAAATAAGAcccaaaaataattaatatgaGACTGACTTTGATGGCTTAGAAATTAACATCTAAGatctctttttaaaaaaaaaaatggggggaAGGAGCAAGAAAGAATCAACCAAGCTCCGCAGATAGAATGTTCAGAGAGTACAGAGAACTCAGAGGTAAATCAAACAACTAATGCTCCAAAAAGAACGGGGAAGAAGGATGGTTTGCCCTTCTTTTACGACACACTGTACTTATTAAAAGTGCACTAATTAACCCAGTTAAGAGGGAACTAATGGATCAAAATTCCAATAAAGAGAGACATAAGAGCCCAAAAGTGGAATACAGAAAGTATAAGACCATGCCTCTGAGTTGCCAGACAAGTGTTGACATATAATGATTCAAAACTTGAGGCTCAGACAATAGAAATCCTAGATTCTAAGTAGGAAAAGAGAGTGTTGAAGTGTTCAAATCAAAAGTTTAAGCTGTTAGGTGGACGAATTGCCATTATTTTCCAATCTTTGGAGTGACCTTACATGAATGTATCATTAACTTCGTATCCAATCCAAAGTCTTAAATTGTAAAGTGGAGGGCTCTGTATGAATTCATACTGGGTCTTAAGAGTTTTTCAACATGGGATTATTCCCAATAGAAAGAAAGTTGCTATTGCTCCCATATTCAATAAAAAGGTGCGAACTCTTAATTAAGAAGGGAAACAGGGAAGGAAACGCAAGAAGATTAAAAGAAATGGATGAAATCAACCCCAAAAAATACGAAACACACACGAAGCAGATCTTTGTGTCCGCTCTATAACAAAAGATCAAACAAGAATGACACAAAAAACAACCATCAGACA
This window encodes:
- the LOC122082000 gene encoding protein CfxQ homolog isoform X3; the encoded protein is MYRQTPLHTAAKNGRIDAAKVLLDHGAIVEAKDDNGMTPLHVAVCYAYRAAFSPNVEYNGDHFLTVKTLLEYNADCSAKDNEGFTPLNHLSLGPQGEKMRELFHLHIKQKRRSEAIGPRGDMKENMDKIEETLANLVGLHELKLQLRKWAKGMLLDEKRRALGLKVAARKPPHMAFLGNPGTGKTMVARILGRLLYMVGILPTDIVTEVQRSDLIGEYIGYTGPKTRRKIKEAEGGILFVDEAYRLIPSLNSDDKDYGLEALEEIMSVMDSGKVVVIFAGYSEPMNRVISSNEGFRRRVTKFFFFSDFSSKELAQMLLLNLKNQEECSSLYGFKLHPSCTVDAITYLIEKGTTEKQRKEMNGGLIDSLLVNARENLDLRLDSDSEDADKLITITLKDLEAGLRSLSQ
- the LOC122082000 gene encoding protein CbbX-like isoform X1, whose translation is MATMRGGICKTRLHSLITNHPATKRKFSERGGNPSFVTLSPSFCPSPSSLCVVCHFSRGGWMLPESHDPRAGFPESPNIHQLVLSGDLFVLRKKLQEKPSLIHDRNAIYRQTPLHTAAKNGRIDAAKVLLDHGAIVEAKDDNGMTPLHVAVCYAYRAAFSPNVEYNGDHFLTVKTLLEYNADCSAKDNEGFTPLNHLSLGPQGEKMRELFHLHIKQKRRSEAIGPRGDMKENMDKIEETLANLVGLHELKLQLRKWAKGMLLDEKRRALGLKVAARKPPHMAFLGNPGTGKTMVARILGRLLYMVGILPTDIVTEVQRSDLIGEYIGYTGPKTRRKIKEAEGGILFVDEAYRLIPSLNSDDKDYGLEALEEIMSVMDSGKVVVIFAGYSEPMNRVISSNEGFRRRVTKFFFFSDFSSKELAQMLLLNLKNQEECSSLYGFKLHPSCTVDAITYLIEKGTTEKQRKEMNGGLIDSLLVNARENLDLRLDSDSEDADKLITITLKDLEAGLRSLSQ
- the LOC122082000 gene encoding protein CbbX-like isoform X2 codes for the protein MACTPLHISAGYNNVEIVKLLLDWRGTEKVELEAKNMYRQTPLHTAAKNGRIDAAKVLLDHGAIVEAKDDNGMTPLHVAVCYAYRAAFSPNVEYNGDHFLTVKTLLEYNADCSAKDNEGFTPLNHLSLGPQGEKMRELFHLHIKQKRRSEAIGPRGDMKENMDKIEETLANLVGLHELKLQLRKWAKGMLLDEKRRALGLKVAARKPPHMAFLGNPGTGKTMVARILGRLLYMVGILPTDIVTEVQRSDLIGEYIGYTGPKTRRKIKEAEGGILFVDEAYRLIPSLNSDDKDYGLEALEEIMSVMDSGKVVVIFAGYSEPMNRVISSNEGFRRRVTKFFFFSDFSSKELAQMLLLNLKNQEECSSLYGFKLHPSCTVDAITYLIEKGTTEKQRKEMNGGLIDSLLVNARENLDLRLDSDSEDADKLITITLKDLEAGLRSLSQ